One Glycine max cultivar Williams 82 chromosome 3, Glycine_max_v4.0, whole genome shotgun sequence DNA window includes the following coding sequences:
- the LOC100779534 gene encoding DNA gyrase subunit B, chloroplastic/mitochondrial, which translates to MAHVLLRRPPLLRVIMASRFITSSSFHMRLSSFPSSTLSKTRTSFPLRKFLAPCCSVPNAFTPRAFMSSISATEAFLKSESSTAYSSDQIQVLEGLDPVRKRPGMYIGSTGPRGLHHLVYEILDNSVDEAQAGFASKIYVVLHADDSVSITDNGRGIPTDLHPVTNKSALETVLTVLHAGGKFGGANSGYSVSGGLHGVGLSVVNALSESLEITVWRDGMEYMQTYSRGKPVSILKCLVLPDERKDLRGTRVRFWPDKEVFTTAIQFDHNTIAGRIRELAFLNPKLTITLRKEDNDPEKVQYNEYFYAGGLVEYVKWLNTDKKALHDVLSFRKETDGITVDIAFQWCEDAYSDTILGYANSIRTIDGGTHIDAMKASITRTLNSLGKKSKVIKEKDITLSGEHVREGLTCVVSVKVPNPEFEGQTKTRLGNPEVRKVVDQSIQEYLTEYLELHPDVLDSVLSKALNAFKAALAAKRARELVRQKSVLRSSSLPGKLADCSSTDPEECEIFIVEGDSAGGSAKQGRDRRFQAILPLRGKILNIERRDEAAMYKNEEIQNLILGLGLGVKGEDFKKDALRYHKIIILTDADVDGAHIRTLLLTFFFRYQRALFDEGCIYVGVPPLYKVVRGKQVHYCYDDADLKKLQRSFPANASYNMQRFKGLGEMMPLQLWETTMDPERRLLKQLKVEDAAEANIVFSSLMGTRVDVRKELIRNSASLIDLHQLDI; encoded by the exons ATGGCACATGTTCTTCTACGTCGCCCTCCTCTGCTTCGTGTCATCATGGCCTCTCGCTTCATCACCTCCTCTTCCTTTCACATGCGCCTTTCTTCATTCCCTTCCTCTACTCTCTCCAAAACCAG GACGAGTTTTCCTCTGAGAAAGTTTTTGGCTCCCTGTTGTTCGGTTCCAAATGCGTTCACTCCAAGGGCGTTTATGTCTTCTATCTCGGCGACCGAAGCTTTTCTCAAAAGTGAAAGTTCCACAGCTTATAGTTCTGATCAAATTCAG GTGCTTGAAGGCTTGGACCCTGTGAGGAAAAGGCCCGGGATGTATATTGGAAGCACCGGTCCACGAGGGTTGCACCATTTG GTGTACGAAATTTTGGATAATTCTGTTGACGAAGCTCAAGCTGGGTTTGCTTCCAAGATTTATGTTGTTTTGCATGCGGATGATTCTGTGAGCATCACAGACAATGGTCGTGGG ATTCCTACTGACTTGCATCCAGTTACAAATAAATCTGCCTTGGAGACAGTGTTGACG GTCTTGCATGCTGGCGGAAAATTTGGTGGTGCCAACAGCGGCTACTCTGTTTCAGGAGGTTTACACGGTGTTGGTTTGTCTGTTGTTAATGCCTTGTCTGAG TCGCTAGAGATAACAGTTTGGCGTGATGGGATGGAATACATGCAAACATATTCTCGTGGAAAACCAGTGTCAATTCTGAAATGCCTTGTGCTTCCAGATGAAAGGAAAGATCTTCGAGGGACACGTGTCAGATTTTGGCCTGACAAAGAAG TATTCACCACTGCTATTCAGTTTGATCACAACACAATAGCTGGACGCATTAGGGAATTAGCTTTCCTCAACCCAAAG CTTACAATCACgcttcggaaagaggacaatgATCCAGAGAAAGTTCAATATAATGAATATTTCTATGCTGGGGGATTGGTTGAATATGTGAAATGGCTTAACACCGATAAG AAAGCTCTTCATGATGTTCTGAGTTTTAGAAAAGAAACAGATGGCATCACAGTTGATATAGCTTTTCAATG GTGTGAAGATGCATATTCAGATACAATACTGGGATATGCTAATAGTATACGCACTATTGATGGTGGTACTCATATTGATGCTATGAAGGCTTCTATAACAAGAACACTTAATAGTCTTGGAAAgaagtcaaaagttattaag GAGAAGGATATTACTCTAAGTGGCGAGCATGTGAGAGAGGGTCTAACATGTGTTGTCTCAGTCAAGGTCCCAAATCCTGAGTTTGAAGGACAAACAAAG ACAAGGTTAGGAAATCCAGAGGTGCGAAAAGTGGTTGATCAATCTATTCAAGAATATCTTACTGAGTATTTAGAATTGCATCCAGATGTTCTTGATTCAGTACTTTCTAAAGCTCTTAATGCTTTCAAG GCAGCTCTGGCAGCAAAAAGAGCAAGGGAATTGGTGAGACAAAAGAGTGTATTGAGATCTTCTTCTCTTCCAGGAAAACTAGCTGATTGTTCATCTACAGATCCTGAAGAATGTG AAATCTTTATAGTTGAAGGTGATTCAGCTGGAGGAAGTGCTAAACAAGGGCGTGACAGGCGCTTCCAG GCCATTCTCCCTCTGAGGGGTAAGATTCTGAATATTGAAAGAAGGGATGAAGCAGCAATGtacaaaaatgaagaaatccaaaatttaattcttGGTCTTGGTCTTGGAGTGAAG GGAGAGGATTTTAAAAAGGATGCACTCCGATATCATAAGATTATTATTTTGACTGATGCTGATGTGGATGGTGCCCATATCCGAACTTTGCTACTGACATTTTTCTTCAGATATCAG AGAGCTTTGTTTGATGAAGGTTGCATATATGTTGGTGTTCCACCATTGTACAAG GTTGTAAGGGGAAAACAAGTGCACTATTGCTATGATGATGCTGACCTTAAAAAGCTTCAAAGATCATTCCCTGCTAATGCATCATACAACATGCAAAGGTTCAAAG GGTTGGGAGAGATGATGCCTTTACAACTATGGGAAACAACCATGGATCCAGAACGCAGGTTATTGAAGCAATTAAAAGTTGAGGATGCAGCAGAAGCAAATATTGTTTTTTCGTCTCTTATGGGTACTAGG GTGGATGTTCGGAAGGAACTCATACGAAATTCTGCAAGCCTGATTGATCTTCATCAGCTAGATATTTGA
- the LOC100779005 gene encoding sulfoquinovosidase isoform X2 has protein sequence MAILKITKKHHKRFNNPFPSSVSTTIPYVQGSLFFNSKRVPSDQTFSIGTDFHLSWTSNNGGHLSISHLSHQTRPIWSTIPGQAFVSAALVDTEVEESRGSFLVKDKDVHLVCNHQTIEDIRVIEDISQFDHHLECEVADSPCVSQGLEKKSDAQEIHLPTLMITGRLFNMSKKSKRFQKHGIQATMQFEAKGPSVYARYWVLFNQKGNHEVGFQVKIEKPNFVSRNQVSKKASGVYQGFKRRLSNRKKRLDWCWYLSRPRGFVLVSSVEEEIGNLDIPKPEEFNRVWLTYASDENERFYGFGEQFSHMNFKGKRVPIFVQEQGIGRGDQPITLAANLISYRAGGDWSTTYAPSPFYITSKMRSVCLEGYDYTVFDLTRLDRVQIQIHGNSVEGRILHGNSPCELIERSTESIGRLPELPEWIISGAIVGMQGGTDAVRHIWDELRTYDVPVSAFWLQDWVGQRETLIGSQLWWNWEVDAQRYWGWKELIKDLSSQNIKVDKKQNKRRNLFEEAKKLDILVKDSNGNPYMVPNTAFDVGMLDLTHPKTATWFKQILREMVDDGVRGWMADFGEGLPVDAVLYSGEDPISAHNRYPELWAKINRELVEEWKSSSLDKVKEDEDEGLVFFMRAGFRDSPKWGMLFWEGDQMVSWQTNDGIKSSVVGLLSSGISGYAFNHSDIGGYCTVNLPIVKYRRSEELLLRWMELNSFTTVFRTHEGNKPSCNSQFYSNHQTMSHFARSAKVYKAWKFYRIQLVKEAAQKGLPICRHLFLHYPDDECVHRLSYQQFLVGSEFLVVPVLDKGKKKVKAYFPLGESSSWIHIWTGKVFSKQGREEWVEAPIGYPAVFVKVGSQVGETFLNNLRSLGIL, from the exons ATGGCAATCCTTAAGATAACCAAAAAACACCACAAGCGTTTCAACAACCCTTTCCCTTCTTCAGTTTCAACCACCATCCCCTATGTCCAAGGCTCTCTCTTCTTCAATTCCAAAAGAGTTCCTTCGGATCAAACCTTCTCAATTGGCACTGATTTTCATCTTTCTTGGACCTCCAACAATGGAGGACACCTCTCAATTTCTCATCTTTCTCATCAAACCAGACCCATTTGGTCAACGATTCCAGGACAGGCTTTTGTCTCAGCTGCACTTGTTGACACAGAAGTTGAAGAAAGTAGAGGATCCTTTCTTGTCAAAGACAAAGATGTCCATTTGGTTTGCAATCACCAAACCATTGAGGATATTAGGGTGATTGAGGATATTAGTCAATTTGATCATCATTTGGAATGTGAAGTTGCAGATTCTCCTTGTGTGTCACAAGGGTTGGAAAAGAAAAGTGATGCACAAGAGATTCATCTTCCTACTTTGATGATCACTGGAAGGCTTTTCAATATGTCTAAGAAGAGTAAAAGGTTTCAAAAGCATGGCATTCAAGCAACTATGCAGTTTGAAGCAAAAGGGCCCTCTGTGTATGCAAGGTATTGGGTTTTGTTCAATCAGAAAGGCAACCATGAGGTTGGGTTTCAAGTGAAGATTGAGAAACCGAACTTCGTCTCACGCAACCAAGTTTCCAAAAAGGCTTCAGGAGTGTACCAGGGCTTTAAGAGGAGGCTAAGTAATAGGAAAAAGAGACTAGATTGGTGTTGGTACCTTTCAAGGCCAAGAGGGTTTGTGCTAGTTTCTTCAGTGGAGGAAGAGATAGGAAACTTGGATATTCCAAAACCAGAAGAGTTCAATAGAGTGTGGTTGACATATGCAAGTGATGAGAATGAGAGGTTTTACGGTTTTGGTGAGCAGTTTTCTCACATGAATTTCAAGGGCAAAAGGGTGCCAATCTTTGTTCAAGAACAAGGTATTGGCAGAGGAGATCAACCTATTACCTTGGCTGCTAACTTAATCAGTTACAG GGCAGGAGGTGATTGGAGTACAACTTATgctccttctccattctacaTAACATCAAAAATGAGGTCTGTCTGCCTTGAAGGGTATGATTATACTGTCTTCGATCTTACTAGACTTGACAGAGTACAGATACAG ATACATGGAAATTCAGTTGAAGGGCGGATATTGCATGGGAACTCACCTTGTGAACTGATTGAACGTTCCACAGAAAGCATTGGAAGGCTACCTGAGCTTCCAGAGTGGATAATATCAGGTGCTATAGTTGGAATGCAGGGTGGCACAGATGCTGTACGTCACATTTGGGATGAACTAAGGACTTATGACGTTCCTGTCTCAGCATTTTGGTTGCAG GATTGGGTAGGGCAGAGAGAAACATTGATTGGTTCACAGCTCTGGTGGAATTGGGAAGTGGATGCACAAAGGTATTGGGGATGGAAGGAACTTATCAAAGATCTTAGCTCTCAGAATATAAAG GTtgataagaaacaaaacaaaaggagAAACCTCTTTGAGGAGGCAAAAAAGTTGGACATATTGGTGAAAGACAGCAATGGAAATCCATACATGGTTCCAAACACAGCTTTTGATGTTGGAATGCTAGATCTAACGCACCCAAAAACTGCAACTTGGTTCAAGCAGATTCTACGAGAAATGGTGGACGATGGAGTTAGAGGATGGATGGCTGATTTTGGTGAAGGCCTTCCTGTTGATGCTGTTCTATATTCAG GTGAAGATCCTATTTCAGCTCATAACAGATACCCAGAACTATGGGCCAAAATTAACAGAGAGCTTGTGGAAGAATGGAAAAGTAGCTCCCTGGACAAGGTGAAGGAAGATGAAGACGAGGGCTTGGTTTTCTTCATGAGGGCTGGTTTTAGAGATAGCCCTAAGTGGGGGATGCTATTTTGGGAAGGAGACCAAATGGTCAGTTGGCAAACAAATGATGGAATAAAGAGTTCTGTTGTTGGCCTACTCAGCAGTGGAATTTCTGGCTATGCCTTTAATCACAGTGACATTGGAGGATACTGTACAGTAAACTTACCTATAGTTAAATATAGAAGAAGTGAAGAATTGCTTTTGCGGTGGATGGAGCTAAATTCTTTTACCACAGTCTTCCGCACCCATGAA GGAAACAAGCCATCATGCAACAGCCAGTTTTACTCAAACCACCAAACAATGTCACACTTTGCGCGTTCTGCAAAAGTATACAAAGCATGGAAATTTTACCGAATTCAACTGGTGAAG GAAGCTGCACAGAAAGGATTGCCCATATGTCGCCACCTATTTCTCCATTATCCTGATGATGAATGTGTGCATCGTTTGAGTTATCAGCAGTTCTTGGTTGGTTCTGAGTTCCTAGTGGTGCCTGTCCTTgacaaaggaaagaaaaaagttaaagcTTATTTTCCATTGGGAGAGAGTAGCAGTTGGATCCATATCTGGACAGGAAAAGTGTTTTCCAAACAAGGACGTGAAGAATGGGTAGAAGCTCCAATAGGATACCCTGCTGTATTTGTTAAGGTTGGCTCCCAGGTTGGAGAAACCTTTTTGAATAATCTGAGAAGTTTAGGCATTCTTTAA
- the LOC100779005 gene encoding sulfoquinovosidase isoform X1, with amino-acid sequence MAILKITKKHHKRFNNPFPSSVSTTIPYVQGSLFFNSKRVPSDQTFSIGTDFHLSWTSNNGGHLSISHLSHQTRPIWSTIPGQAFVSAALVDTEVEESRGSFLVKDKDVHLVCNHQTIEDIRVIEDISQFDHHLECEVADSPCVSQGLEKKSDAQEIHLPTLMITGRLFNMSKKSKRFQKHGIQATMQFEAKGPSVYARYWVLFNQKGNHEVGFQVKIEKPNFVSRNQVSKKASGVYQGFKRRLSNRKKRLDWCWYLSRPRGFVLVSSVEEEIGNLDIPKPEEFNRVWLTYASDENERFYGFGEQFSHMNFKGKRVPIFVQEQGIGRGDQPITLAANLISYRAGGDWSTTYAPSPFYITSKMRSVCLEGYDYTVFDLTRLDRVQIQIHGNSVEGRILHGNSPCELIERSTESIGRLPELPEWIISGAIVGMQGGTDAVRHIWDELRTYDVPVSAFWLQDWVGQRETLIGSQLWWNWEVDAQRYWGWKELIKDLSSQNIKVMTYCNPCLALVDKKQNKRRNLFEEAKKLDILVKDSNGNPYMVPNTAFDVGMLDLTHPKTATWFKQILREMVDDGVRGWMADFGEGLPVDAVLYSGEDPISAHNRYPELWAKINRELVEEWKSSSLDKVKEDEDEGLVFFMRAGFRDSPKWGMLFWEGDQMVSWQTNDGIKSSVVGLLSSGISGYAFNHSDIGGYCTVNLPIVKYRRSEELLLRWMELNSFTTVFRTHEGNKPSCNSQFYSNHQTMSHFARSAKVYKAWKFYRIQLVKEAAQKGLPICRHLFLHYPDDECVHRLSYQQFLVGSEFLVVPVLDKGKKKVKAYFPLGESSSWIHIWTGKVFSKQGREEWVEAPIGYPAVFVKVGSQVGETFLNNLRSLGIL; translated from the exons ATGGCAATCCTTAAGATAACCAAAAAACACCACAAGCGTTTCAACAACCCTTTCCCTTCTTCAGTTTCAACCACCATCCCCTATGTCCAAGGCTCTCTCTTCTTCAATTCCAAAAGAGTTCCTTCGGATCAAACCTTCTCAATTGGCACTGATTTTCATCTTTCTTGGACCTCCAACAATGGAGGACACCTCTCAATTTCTCATCTTTCTCATCAAACCAGACCCATTTGGTCAACGATTCCAGGACAGGCTTTTGTCTCAGCTGCACTTGTTGACACAGAAGTTGAAGAAAGTAGAGGATCCTTTCTTGTCAAAGACAAAGATGTCCATTTGGTTTGCAATCACCAAACCATTGAGGATATTAGGGTGATTGAGGATATTAGTCAATTTGATCATCATTTGGAATGTGAAGTTGCAGATTCTCCTTGTGTGTCACAAGGGTTGGAAAAGAAAAGTGATGCACAAGAGATTCATCTTCCTACTTTGATGATCACTGGAAGGCTTTTCAATATGTCTAAGAAGAGTAAAAGGTTTCAAAAGCATGGCATTCAAGCAACTATGCAGTTTGAAGCAAAAGGGCCCTCTGTGTATGCAAGGTATTGGGTTTTGTTCAATCAGAAAGGCAACCATGAGGTTGGGTTTCAAGTGAAGATTGAGAAACCGAACTTCGTCTCACGCAACCAAGTTTCCAAAAAGGCTTCAGGAGTGTACCAGGGCTTTAAGAGGAGGCTAAGTAATAGGAAAAAGAGACTAGATTGGTGTTGGTACCTTTCAAGGCCAAGAGGGTTTGTGCTAGTTTCTTCAGTGGAGGAAGAGATAGGAAACTTGGATATTCCAAAACCAGAAGAGTTCAATAGAGTGTGGTTGACATATGCAAGTGATGAGAATGAGAGGTTTTACGGTTTTGGTGAGCAGTTTTCTCACATGAATTTCAAGGGCAAAAGGGTGCCAATCTTTGTTCAAGAACAAGGTATTGGCAGAGGAGATCAACCTATTACCTTGGCTGCTAACTTAATCAGTTACAG GGCAGGAGGTGATTGGAGTACAACTTATgctccttctccattctacaTAACATCAAAAATGAGGTCTGTCTGCCTTGAAGGGTATGATTATACTGTCTTCGATCTTACTAGACTTGACAGAGTACAGATACAG ATACATGGAAATTCAGTTGAAGGGCGGATATTGCATGGGAACTCACCTTGTGAACTGATTGAACGTTCCACAGAAAGCATTGGAAGGCTACCTGAGCTTCCAGAGTGGATAATATCAGGTGCTATAGTTGGAATGCAGGGTGGCACAGATGCTGTACGTCACATTTGGGATGAACTAAGGACTTATGACGTTCCTGTCTCAGCATTTTGGTTGCAG GATTGGGTAGGGCAGAGAGAAACATTGATTGGTTCACAGCTCTGGTGGAATTGGGAAGTGGATGCACAAAGGTATTGGGGATGGAAGGAACTTATCAAAGATCTTAGCTCTCAGAATATAAAGGTTATGACGTATTGCAATCCTTGTCTAGCTCTG GTtgataagaaacaaaacaaaaggagAAACCTCTTTGAGGAGGCAAAAAAGTTGGACATATTGGTGAAAGACAGCAATGGAAATCCATACATGGTTCCAAACACAGCTTTTGATGTTGGAATGCTAGATCTAACGCACCCAAAAACTGCAACTTGGTTCAAGCAGATTCTACGAGAAATGGTGGACGATGGAGTTAGAGGATGGATGGCTGATTTTGGTGAAGGCCTTCCTGTTGATGCTGTTCTATATTCAG GTGAAGATCCTATTTCAGCTCATAACAGATACCCAGAACTATGGGCCAAAATTAACAGAGAGCTTGTGGAAGAATGGAAAAGTAGCTCCCTGGACAAGGTGAAGGAAGATGAAGACGAGGGCTTGGTTTTCTTCATGAGGGCTGGTTTTAGAGATAGCCCTAAGTGGGGGATGCTATTTTGGGAAGGAGACCAAATGGTCAGTTGGCAAACAAATGATGGAATAAAGAGTTCTGTTGTTGGCCTACTCAGCAGTGGAATTTCTGGCTATGCCTTTAATCACAGTGACATTGGAGGATACTGTACAGTAAACTTACCTATAGTTAAATATAGAAGAAGTGAAGAATTGCTTTTGCGGTGGATGGAGCTAAATTCTTTTACCACAGTCTTCCGCACCCATGAA GGAAACAAGCCATCATGCAACAGCCAGTTTTACTCAAACCACCAAACAATGTCACACTTTGCGCGTTCTGCAAAAGTATACAAAGCATGGAAATTTTACCGAATTCAACTGGTGAAG GAAGCTGCACAGAAAGGATTGCCCATATGTCGCCACCTATTTCTCCATTATCCTGATGATGAATGTGTGCATCGTTTGAGTTATCAGCAGTTCTTGGTTGGTTCTGAGTTCCTAGTGGTGCCTGTCCTTgacaaaggaaagaaaaaagttaaagcTTATTTTCCATTGGGAGAGAGTAGCAGTTGGATCCATATCTGGACAGGAAAAGTGTTTTCCAAACAAGGACGTGAAGAATGGGTAGAAGCTCCAATAGGATACCCTGCTGTATTTGTTAAGGTTGGCTCCCAGGTTGGAGAAACCTTTTTGAATAATCTGAGAAGTTTAGGCATTCTTTAA